The window TTGCCCTAACCAGCCATTCTGGCTGAGCTATAAAAACACCCTCATCTCTCCACAGCCAGCTTCTCTTCCTGGTGAGAGGCCCATGGTCACCACCCCTTTGATGCTGCTGTCCAAGTAGGCCCTAACCATGGCTTCTTGGTCCTTGCAGGGGTAGTGGGCAAGAGCATGCTTGATGGGGTTTTAACTAAGGCCGCAGGAAAACCACAAACATGGATCTATTTTCCTCCCAGTCAGAGCTTGTGgctgcttcttcttttcttttcttttttaatttttatttttcttaagtgagaagcaaggtgGCAGAGTGACAGATTCCTGcacatgccccaactgggatctactggcaagccccctacctggtgatgctctgtccatctggggccattgctccgttgctcagcaaccaagctattttagcagctgtggttaggccatggagccatcctcagcacttggggccaacttgctccaaccaagccatggctgcaggaggagaaaacagagatagagagagagagaagggagagcggCTTGGGTGAAGAAGAAGAtagttccttctcctgtgtgccctgaccaggaattgaacctgggacttccatacactgggccaacgctctgccactcgGCAAACCAGctattcccttcttttcttttcttttcttttttttccttttcttttctttaaatcttgtttttcttcaggGACTGCTGTCTTCCCACACAGACACATTCACTTTTGCACATGCACTCACACTCATGTGCACACCTGGACATGCCCTCCTCCCATCACTTCCTGCTCCTCGCCTCTCATGGCCGTGCTCCAGGCAGCCTGAGTGCCCCAGGAAGTGTGAAGTCCCCAGACTTGTAGCAGAGGCTGGGCCCAGCATTGTGGCAGATCTCTTCCTaggagcagagcatcagcttGTTGAACTGCAAGGGCTGGGTCGGGTGaaaggtggggaggtggaggaggaagcacGCACACAGCCCCCTCGCCTGCCCTGCTCAGCAGCTCCAGAGCCCCTGGCAGCCAGACTttggcacccctcccccactttgcCCTTTGTAACTCCCTTGATCTGGTACATTTGGGTGTCCCAGGTGCTTCCTCCAGAGATGTCTGCCAGACCGGAGCGGACAGGAGGTGGGGCAGTGAGGGGGGCACTTAGGGCAAGGACCCGATCCCATCAGGGCTTCCTGGCGTGGTAGCTGGAGATGTCCCCAAGGTTCTCAAGAACGATCCTTCCTATGCCTTGAGGGCCAGGGCAGCCGTGTGCTGATGCCTTATGGGTGGCTCTCGCTCTGAGGTGAGGAAGGGCTCACAGGAGCCTGGAAAGGGGCTGACAATGGCTGAGTCCAGACCCGAGGGTCCCCGCTGTCCATTCTTCTCCAAGGGACAGCTGGGATAGCTCGAAGGCAGCTACTCAGAGAACCTGCTTCTTTTGTAGAACCCTTCCCAGCCCTCCTGCCATGTGCCCTGCACCCCCCGCCCTTGTAGGCACGGAGAACACATAACAGCCTTTGGTACTGTTTGCACTTGAGGGGAGCAAGGTACAGGACTGCAGGACCTTGCGTCATTTCTCAACTAGCTCGTGAGTGGCAGAGCGGGTTGAGAATGGAAACTTCACTCTGGACTAAAAACAAGCTGAGAAAGCTTCTGTGCCCCCTGCTTTTTCCCCTCCTTCAGGCAACCCATTAAACGCCAGGCAGGGGTTGGAAGATCTGGTCACAGAGCTACCTACCTTCCTTAGAGCAGGAGACCTGGGGAGGGAAGCAGTAGCCCCAGCCGCTGGCCTCATCCTCACACACGCCcttcctcccagcctccagaagagGTGTACTCGGCAGGAGACTCTGTCCTGGTGATATTCCACTCTGATGACACCATCACCAAAAAAGGCTTCCACCTGCGCTACACCAGCACCAAGTTCCAGGACACACTGCACAGCAGGAAGTGACCACTGCCCTTGCACATCAGCAGGGACGCGCGGCCTGCTGCCCTCGGTCACCTGGACCAGACCGTGGGAGTGGGCAGAAGGCAGGCACCCCGTTACTGCCCCTGAAGGTCCAGGTGAGGCTGTCCTCAGGAGGCGGGCACTTGGACTACTTCGTGAGCCCCTTCCCCAGATGCCTTCCTCCCTTGCCCTCTCCAGAGCAAGAGGCCAAGGCCAGGGAGTCAGAGCTTTCACTGAGACACTTGAAGTGGCCATCCCTTTGTGGGGCTGGCCGGTGGGGAGGAGGTCTGTTGGCaagacacccctccccccactgcctttCCCGCCCATCTCTATGCGCTGGATTGTGTATGGCTGGTGTGTATCCTAATTGTAATATACATGTCCCAGCCCTTCCCCAGCctcatttggttttattttaagccCCTACTTCCCACTGTTTCCTGGGGTGTGAGTTTCCATATGTGTCCCACAGGAGCCACAGTGGGGAGGTGAACGGGGAGGAGGAGGTAGCAAGACAGGGCCTCTCTCAGGCCTAGTGGCGGTCAGCCACACCAGGGCATCCCAGCCAATAAACTGAAAGTGTTACAGCCAGTAGTATCCTGTGCCAGATGCTGTCTGAGCCATAGTGGGAGGGGGCGGGAGCGTTTTATTCCAGATGTGCAGGCTTGCTGTGTCTTGGGTGGCCCATAGCCAAGACACCTGGCCTTATTGGCTGCCCTCCCTTCTATTTCAGGACCCCTAAGGGTGGATTTTACACTCGGGCACATACAAACAGCTGCCTCACACACTTCAGCCTGCAGGCGGGCACACAGTGTGCACACACTGCAAGGCCCTCCCACACAACAGGAGGGATGGGATGTTCTATAAAAGGCTCTCTGGTAGGGAGGGAGGAGTTATGTAAAAGAGTATAGGCGAGTGTCTGTTCATCTAATGGGTTTTCTGTCTACGGAAGGGATAGATGGGCCAGCTCGGGGACTGTACCAGGAGCCAGAAAATTGGCCATCCGCCAGAGCAGACCCACCAGCTGGCTCCAGTGCCTGCCTTTTCTGAAGATCAGGAACTGAGTGCTGGCCCCCCGTGGGTCCTTGTCTTGTCATGGAGACAAGAGCCAGACGCTGAGCAAACATTCTAGCTCTGGCCCCCTCTCCCAAGGCAACCCAAGGTTGTGTCTTATCTGGCCTCCTCCTTCCTGCCattgcctcctcccctctggccagTCCAGAGGCTCAGACCTGTCTTCCTgaggccaggaggggaggaaCCACATCCTTGCTCCTTCCCTTCAAAGgagcctctctgccttccctctacATGGGTCTCACAGAGAAAGAAATTCAAGGGAGAACCCAGGTCTTACTCCTGGGCTGGCCACTCCTAGATTGCAGAGAGACCCTGTAACCTGCTCCAAGCCCCAGAGTTCCCTGAAAGCCTTCAGTGGGACTGTAGTTCTTTTATTGGCCCAAGCTCTTCCTTATGGTGGGGCCAGATGTTGTGCCAGATGTTGTTGGGACTATGTGAGGTGACCCACCCCCAGGAAGCAGTATGGCCTGGTGCTTGCACCCCATATTGTCTCTTTAGGCAGAAAGCAGTAGTGGAAACCAGACACATTGCTAATAATTGATCTGCATGCAGAACCCCTCCCATGGTCAGGCAGCTGCCCTGTCTTCCAGTCTGACCACCGATGAGGCCTGAAGTCCCTGCGAGGCAGTGTGCAATGGCCAGAGGAGCTACTGCCTATTGCTACAGTGTGGTCACAGGCTGTGATGTCATGGCCACCCCACCATGCCTCCACCTCCTCTGACTGGGGTGTTCAGGACAGTCTGGAGGGCCGTGAGCAAAATGGTAAGGTCCCCAAACTGTTGGAACTGCCTGGGCATCTCATCTAGACACTTTGCCAACCAAGTTGGCATCAGTTCCTCCACAGCCGAATTTGTAGTCAGTGGTCACAGCTCGCTTCACCCGCCCTCCAGGTTCCTCTGAAGCTCAGAGGACCACACTGCCAGTTCACAAGCCACATGTCCAGAAGGAACCAGGATCATAAATAACCTCGTCTAGACTGTGGGGCTCCAGCCCACAGAGAGTACTCAGCTCTCCACCTTGAAAAGGGCCTCTGAATAAACACAGCCAGAGGCAGCCCAAGATCACCCCATATAGCCACCATGGGCACCTGACCCAAGGCCATCACCACCATAGACTTGAACCCCTGTAAAGATTCAGGGACTCAGGCTGGCAGGCTTTCCCAGTCTTCTCTGGGCCCATGTTCAGAGTGCCACTAGGTGGTGAAGGCTGCTTAAAAGCTGGCtgctgcctgaccgggcggtggcgcagtggatagagcatcaaactgggatgcggaaaacccaggttcaagactctgaggtcgccagcttgagcgagggctcatcgagtttgagcaaaaagctcaccagcttgagcccaagcttgctggctcgagcaaggggttactcagtctgctgaaggcccgcagtcaaggcacgtatgagaaagcaatcaatgaacaattaaggtgttgcaacgtgcaacaaaaaactaatgattgatgcttctcatctccgttcctgtctgtccctgtctatccctctctccgactctctctctgtaaaaaaaaaaaaagaaaagctggctGCTGGCCACTGATACAAAGGCTAGAACTTCAAGTGTTCTCAGGGCCTAGCCCACACTCACCTTCTGGCTGCTTCAGGTTCTAAACGAAACCAACTCCAGTGCATCAACTCAGGTGATTCCACGACAGAGGAAGGCACCTGTGCTGCTCCAACTGTCTTCAGAACCCTGAAGTCCCCTGAGCTTCCCTGGACCCTGAGTGCATGGCCTACAGCGAAAGAGCTCAGGTGGACCTGCCCCAGACTGTGCTCCCAACCCTGGTCACTGGGGTGAGGTCACCACATACCCGGGAACTTCAATCTCCTCCCTCTGGGAGCACCTTTCCAGCCCTGGGAGGACAGGATGGCAGCACCAGCCTGGCAGTCAGGAGACCTGGCACCACCATGCTTCACCCTGAGATGCTGGCCAgctgcccctccctgggcctctgctccccaagCCTGTTGCCTTTGCCCAGCAGCCCTTCCTGCCACAGGCAAGGAGGAAACCCCGTGTCCTGTCTCCAGGAAGCCAGGGGGCTGGACCAGGCTACTGAAGccactggggtcctcagcagcAGCGGGGGCTGGCAGGACCAACTGTTGGTGCAGCCATAGAAGGAAAGTTGAAGTCCTGCACTGCCCttactcccttttctctctgattGCCTTCTCCTCCCCCTAACAAGTTTGAATGCAAATGCAGGCTCTACCATTTGGTGGCTATGTGCCCCTGACCGACTCGTTTCACCACTCTGAACCTGGGTTTCTTTATATAGACACATAGGATGATGACACCTCACAGGGTTTCAAGGAAGGAATGAGATAACCTTTGAAAAGGACCTGTCCCAGTGCCCGGCAAACAGGAGGCTCTCCATAAATGGACCTTCTTATCCTTTCCTCTGCCGGACAATTTTTCAGCTCCTGGACTACTCTCTTCCTATGGCAGAAGGAAACTTCTCGGTCTACAGGTTTCCAGCTGGTCATCAGGAGTTTAACATGGAAGAACAATGCTGAACCCCCAGAAGGCGGGGCTTGCAGAGCAGGGGACGTATTTCTGGCTAGCTGGTAGCCTTTCTGGGCACCTTCCAAATCACACCCTGGGCTTGACTGTTCCTACACACAGGGCTGACTAGAATCCATGAAAACATTTGCTGTTCCAGGTTGCAAAAATAGTAGTGACTGACTTGGGGAGTGGGGCAGAGGGCAGCCAGATGTTTTCCCCAGAGAGCCACAAGGCTCCCAACATAGCCTCCTGTTGACCAGCCCGCTTCTCCTGCTCCACCTTCCCCACCCGCATCCCAGGAACATCTGGTTCCAATCTCCTCCAGATGCTGTGGCCAAGTTCTTTTATGGCCAATCACCTCAGCTCAGCTTCCTGCAGGCTTCCCTCCATTTGGGGGAATGGTCCCTTCTATTCCTTTCCTTGGGACCCCAGCCACCTCTTTTCCCAGCATGGAGGAGAGACACACTGAAGCCAGGGGAAACTGAGAGGGTTCTCAGAGCAGGGACCTCCCGTCCCactacattgtgtgtgtgtgggtacaGTCATCCATCTAGGAGTCAAAACAAATGCTGGCCCAGGAGGAAAGGAATGAGCAGGGAAGTGGGTGTctgggcagaggagagagagagagctggaagCATTAGTGCGTGTGGTTTGTGCATGTGTTGGCTGTGCCTATGTGTCTGTGCCTTGGCGACCTCTGCTCATTTACCCTCCTGGCCTGCACTGGAGCAGGGCTAACTCGGGGCCCCTGCTCTCTACAGCGGCCCCTGCAGTCCAAGGTTGCCCCTTACCTTTCAGCTCTCTGCAGCTACAGAGGATGTCTTTTAAATCCAGCCCAAGGAgggtgcgtgcgtgtgtgttCCCACGCAGGCCTCTCTTCCACCAGAGGGACACAGGCCAGAAGGAAGCCTAGGGCAGACTCCACCAGGTGCCCTGACCCAGCCTGATGTGATGGGTACCTTTAGCAGCCTAGACAGGGCGTGTGCCAAAGAGCAGCCATCTGGACAGAGGCAGGAAGAAGCAGGCTCTCTGGAGGAAACCCGCACGTACACCCCCAGACCCGTCCACCCTGCCCCAATTGGCTGCCTTTATCCCTAACTAAGGGACACTGGGAGCCCAGCTCTCCTAAGAAACCCAAAAGGATTCACAAAAGAAAGACGGAAGCCTGCACTTTGCCTCTGGAAAACTCTGAAATCCCCTGAGCTGGTGGCAGGAGGCAAGGGGTCCTGCCCAGGGTTTCAAAGAACAAATAGGAGGCTTAACCAAGGTCCCCAGACTCCCTGTTTGGAGCCCCTGTCCTGGTGGTCACTCCCTGTCCTGGGCATTCTGGACACCAGCTGCTGCCCAAACCTCTTTAACTATGCTTCCTGGGCATCTGTGACTCCACAGCCCACCCTGGTGATATTTAGGAACTAGGACCAGCCTTGGTCAGCCTGAGAACCTTGAGAGGGCCACTGTGTCTGGGAAGGGCCCTGCTTGTGTCTTACTGTCTCAGTGGCCCTGGCACACACTAGGGGACACAGGGGAGTGAAATGGTAAGACTCCGGCGCCGATTCAAATCCTGGCCACTGTCATCTACTGACTGTGAGAGGTGAGCAAGCCTTTTAACTTCTTTGTGCCCGTTTCTTCACCTGTTAAATGTGAATACAGCACAGAGCCATTGTGAAGACTAAATGAGCGGACGTGTGAGAGCACCCGGCGTGAAACCTGGCACAGAATAGGTCCTCAGGGACTGGTCTTTGCCCTTTAGCTTTCCCTCCTAGCCCCAAGGGGCTGTGCCCGAGCTCTGGGTGACACATGCTCATTGGCAGTGAGCCAATCAATGTCAGGGATGTGACTCTAATTTTTCTGGAGCTTTTTCACTCTGGCAGAGGATCACTTTAATAAGTCCATAATAATAGACACAGAGGTGACTCAGATCCGCAAAGGAGGAGCcctgctggggagggggcagtggcATGTGGGCCTTGATGCTGCCATGGGAAGGGCTCCAAACAGGGAGTCTGGGGACCTAGGTTAGGCCTCCAGATTGCTGCAGATGCTCTCCCAAGAGGCTTCAGTTTCCTTCTACAAAGTGCAGGTAGCTCCAAATGACCTGCAAATCTCTTCTGAGCTGGAGACATGGCTCTGCTTCCTCAGTGCTGCATCTTGCAACATGATTTGGAGCACCTTTGGAGACACTCCCCAGTGGCCCATCTTTGGGCCACAGAGAGCTCTTCTGTGGTGGTATAATTTGCCCACACTCCCAGAGCCCAAGAAGAGGCAGGGCCCTCAGGCTGTGTTGGTTTATTGGTACACATTGCAAGAACAGCACAGGCAGGCAGGCCCCGGCCCGGGGCAGACAAGGGGCCGGGGGAGGGCAGCGGGCCACCCTCACGGCGGTGCTGCCAGCAGAGGGGGTAGGGCCTGAGAACCCATGTCCTCTCCTCCATGCATCTCCCAGGGCTCCCAGACCGGATCTGTGCCACAGAGACAGCTGACCACACCGCTTCCTGTGGCTACAGAAGAGGCGACCAGCTGGCCCACCTGCTCCTTACAGAGACATGGCCTTGTTGGCCTGCTGGCCCTTCTGTTTATCACAGAAATCTGGCTATCCCTATGGAGGCTGTTCTCCTCCTCCTGACATCACCTCCCTCATCCTCAAGCAGCTAGCTGCCTCCATCGATACCTCTCTTCGTCAGCCCACCTGGTCTGCTTGTCCTAGAGGGGCTACCCTCACCACCTGGTGATCCATACAAAAGTAGGAAATAGGTACAAATGCGGTTAGGCACAGGGAAGTCTTCAACAGGAGTTCCTCACGAAAGGCTTCTCCACCAATATGCTTGAAGGGGAGTGTGGACAGCGCCAGTGGGCGCGGACGACAGGTGGGGTGGCAGGGAAGCCACAGTCCAGATCACACACAGGCACCGTGCATTCACAGCACTGTGGCAGAGAGAGCTAGCCAAGTTCACAGCTGGGTGGGTGTGGGGCTCTGCAGGAAAGCCCTCAGGGCTAGTTCCACACCAGGGCCCCTCAGGGCAGGAGGTAGCCCACTCTCagctgagcaaggggtccctctgGGTCTCAGGGGTCTCTTTCCCCCCCTCCTTGACCCCAGTGGCTGCCATTCCCCAGGTCTGAGCAAGAAAGGTCTCTGGGGACTAGATttccagaagaaaggaaaaatccTAACAGCCCGGAGGCTCCAAAGCCACGAGAAAAAAGAGGGCCCCTTTCTAGAGCCCAGGTAGGGAGAAGCAGCTCTCCCCATGCAGGAGGAGGCGCCACGGAGCAGGACGGCACAGCAGTGCAGCTAGCTGCCTATTTATAGCGGGACAGGGCCAGTTCTGGAGTGGGAAACCCCCAAGGCCCAGCTGAGCAGGAGCATCCTGTGCTGGTCCTGAGTTGGGGGCACTAAGGAAGAGCACCCCCACAGCTCTCTGTGTCCCCTCTGGAGGAAGGCGAGCTACAGGTGGGCTTTGGGTGGGAGATGCTTCCCCAAGAGAACCCAGAGGCCACAAGTCTCCGTAAGACGGGGAGGCCTGGAACAAAGCAAGAACTAGCAGAACAGGGaaaccagaggaaaggggaagtcTCCAGAAATCCAATCCCCCCACCGACCCACTGAAGCCAAGAGCCTTTCCAAGTCTGCCAGGCCTGGGTGAGCCACGTCTACCAAGGGGAACACCCTCTGTTGACTCTAATGccaaggagtgggggaggggaagccagTGACGAAGAGGGGGCAAGGGAGCAGGGGAGAGAAAGCCAGCTCCCTAAACTTAGTCACCTAGCATCACCTTGCCTGTCAtttctccctcacccccccccctgcccccagctccccTGGAGTCCCTAACGGCCTACACTGATGTTGCAGGTCTTGCAGCTGGGGTCTTTCTTGGCGTCGGCAGTGGACAAGCTCATGAGTTGGTGGCCGCTGATCTCCCCCAGGGTGCCCAGGGACAGGTCAACTGGCTCGGTATAGATGATTTCCAGGATGAGGTCCTGGGCGTGGCGGAAGACCAGCTCCCCATCTTCCACACTGCAGGTCAGGAACTTGTTGCAGGCAATGTCCAGAAGGGGCAAGCGGTCTCGGCAGAAGCGGTCCCCCAGGGAGCCTTTGGGGGCCAGCACCAGGATGGCGTAGTGGTAGGCTGTGTACATACAGTAGAAGTCCGCGAAGTAGAGGTTGGTGCTGGGGTTGAAGAGGCGCTGGGCGGGGATCTGGAAGCGCCAGCGGCCGTAGGGGGAGTCCTGTGGGGGCTGGCCCGTGTTGAACTCCGTGTTGCAGCTGAAGAAGACCCCGTGGAGCATGCCGCTGGTCGGGGAGCCGTGGCTGCCGCTGTTGTCCTTCAGGTAGGGCTGCAGCATGTTCCCGCAGTGGGTCCTGCCCGCCCCAGGTACAGCGCCGAGGGGAAGAGGGAATGCCACCAGTTAGCTAGGCTGAGGCTTGGCTGCTGTGTGTGGTGTGAAGGGAGCCAGTCTGGCTCCCAGCTCTCCCACCAGCTACCGCCTCCGCCTATCACAAATAGAACATTCCAGAATGTGAGAGCAGGGAGGGCCCTGGAGATGAGAGGATCCAGCCCACTCTTTCACAGAGCAGAGATTTGAACCTGCTGTTCCCCCGGCATAAACCCTTTGATGGAGACTGAGTGAAAAGCGAGGCCATCACGAGCTGGTCTTTCTGGCTCCACTTCCCACCACCCCCACACCCACAGGCGGCACCCTCCAGCCACGAGGAACCCCACCCCAGCTCTTTCCTGCTTCTCCGGTTGCCATGCTCTGCCCTTGGTCTGGACTTCCCTTCCGACCTCTCTGCACCTGGCCTGGCACACTTCTCTTCATCCTTTAAGGACCAGTAGAGGCGCCCCTTCCAATCGCAAACCTTCTAGGAAACCAGGCACTTGCATGCCACAAAATTTTTACTGCCTACTCTGTGCAGGACATTGAATTTTACTCGGTGCTCACACACATATTACATGCCATCTCTCAGTACTGTCTCCCACCCAATAGGCTGAGGTTTTCAAGACGGAGGCTCTGCCCGTACCCATCTTTATACCCTAGCACACAGGGGTGCTCTCtctttcttgatttctgataGAGAAACCCAACTGGGCCAGTGCCCTCACCACtcacctcactgtctctcttctctagtgTAAACACCAAAGACCCTCCAGGCCCCCACTGCCCTGGGGGAGAGTCAAAGTGACACAGTGATGAAGACAGTACCAGTGCCCTAGGGTGTGCCCTGGCCTAGCCTTGGAAGGAGTGTCAGCAGTCACAGGGGGATGGCAGCCTCTGACCCAACCTCACTCCTGCTCGGTCCTGACTGTCCTAAATGACTAGTGAACTGCCGGCCCTCTGGGTTTCAGGCTCCCCATGCGTCAGCTGAGGGTGTTGGATGACACTGTCCATTGGATCAAGAATTTTTGGATGGGGAacccctctcttttttccccaaagGGAATTATATACATAGGCGAGCCACAGGCAATAAAATTGGAGCTGCTCAGGTTGAATGGTAGGTATGAGGCCCACCAAGCTCCATCCTCGGAGTTTGCCAGCAATCCCTCGGTACCACTGTAAGGGCTTCCTGAGACGCTCCCTGGCACCTCCAGGCTCCGCAGCAGACAGTGTGCAGACCACAACCCTTCATGCTCAGAATCTACTCACACTCCTCCTCCTGCAACCCAAGACCTGACTTGGAGAAATAGCTAGTGACTCTGTGCAGAGGATCTGGCAAGTGACAAGGCTGGGGTGACATCAAACAGCCTGGCAGCTGAggcagagctgggggagggagaaggacccTGGTGGGCTGTGAGGGCTGCACGCACCTGGCGTGCTGGAAGTACTCCTTGTGATGGTTGCGGTAGAAGACGGAGAAGCGCAGCATGCGGCCGGCGATCTGCTCGGCCTTCTCCTGCAGCTGCGCCAGGTGCTCCTTGGCATAATCTGCAAGAGTGCAGGTGGGTGAGCTGGGGCCAGGCAGggatcacagcccctcccccatccttcgCCCACAGTGTGGACACCAGCTCACCTCTGTTGTCAGAGCAGCAGAGGACACCAGACATTCACAGCACCTTGGACCACATAGAAATGGGCCAGATGGAGCTGTCTGTCCTCATCACCTCTGAGCCCTCAGTGCCAGAGGCTCAGGACTCTGCCTCAGACAAGGACAGGGCTGACCTGTTATACAGTCATGCTGGGCCCCTGGGGCGGTAATCTCAGGCTGTTCTTgtgtgaaaggaaggaaggaggaccaGCAGGCAAGGGAAGGACCGAGAGGGGGAGATTTTGAAGTCCTTTAGAAACAGCCCTCAAATCCAGCAGATCAGAGGCTGCCCACACCACCCGTGGGGAAGCCAGTTGTCattaagtgtatgtgtgtgtgtgtgggg is drawn from Saccopteryx leptura isolate mSacLep1 chromosome 1, mSacLep1_pri_phased_curated, whole genome shotgun sequence and contains these coding sequences:
- the PHYHIP gene encoding phytanoyl-CoA hydroxylase-interacting protein; the protein is MELLSTPHSIEVNNITCDSFRISWAMENSDLERVTHYFIDLNKKENKNSNKFKHRDVPTKLVAKAVPLPMTVRGHWFLSPRTEYSVAVQTAVKQSDGEYLVSGWSETVEFCTGDYAKEHLAQLQEKAEQIAGRMLRFSVFYRNHHKEYFQHARTHCGNMLQPYLKDNSGSHGSPTSGMLHGVFFSCNTEFNTGQPPQDSPYGRWRFQIPAQRLFNPSTNLYFADFYCMYTAYHYAILVLAPKGSLGDRFCRDRLPLLDIACNKFLTCSVEDGELVFRHAQDLILEIIYTEPVDLSLGTLGEISGHQLMSLSTADAKKDPSCKTCNISVGR